In one Nostoc sp. KVJ3 genomic region, the following are encoded:
- a CDS encoding transketolase C-terminal domain-containing protein, with the protein MTIIDTQFPIDLGAYQFLALNPANSSLTDEQRETLKANIQLCRDAIVFFTATGAASGVGGHTGGPYDTVPEVTILDAFFRGASEQFVPIFFDEAGHRVATQYLMATLHGDLPAEQLLRYRQANSHLPGHPELGLTPGVKFSSGRLGHLWPYINGVAMANPGKAVFCLGSDGSQQEGNDAEAARLAVAQHLNVKLIIDDNDVTIAGHPSKYLPGFSVAKTLEGHGLKVLQGDGEDLDDLYHRLCEAVNTPGAIALINKRPMCPGIEGLEGSTHGHDVISVDLAIKYLESRGQTAAIEYLKSIEKPKQTYTFLGSSDKWGANRNVFGEAVVAVLSRMSEAERKEKVKVIDSDLEGSCGLKKIHDAYPEIFISSGIMERGNFSAAAGFGMEKGKQGIFGTFSAFLEMCISEITMARLNYSNVLSHFSHAGIDDMADNTCHFGLNNMFADNGLDDGYATQLYFPADVNQMTACVEAVFHEAGLRFIFSTRSKVPNIQDSNGNDLFGSGYKFVPGKDEVIREGTQGYIISFGDALYRAVDAVERLKQEGLDVGLINKPTLNIIDEEMITKIGKAPFVLVVEAFNRRTGLGSRFGSWLLERGLTPKYAHLGTHKEGCGGLWEQYPYQGIDPVSIINKVKELVG; encoded by the coding sequence ATGACTATTATTGATACTCAATTTCCAATTGACCTCGGTGCTTACCAATTTTTAGCGCTCAATCCAGCAAATTCGAGCCTGACAGATGAACAGCGAGAGACTCTAAAAGCAAATATTCAACTCTGCCGGGATGCGATCGTCTTTTTCACTGCAACTGGCGCTGCTAGCGGAGTGGGTGGTCATACTGGTGGGCCATACGATACAGTTCCAGAGGTAACGATCCTCGATGCCTTTTTCCGGGGAGCATCGGAGCAATTTGTGCCGATTTTCTTCGATGAGGCAGGACATCGAGTTGCTACTCAATATCTGATGGCAACGTTGCATGGTGACTTACCTGCCGAGCAACTTTTACGTTATCGCCAAGCAAATTCCCATTTGCCAGGACACCCCGAACTAGGATTAACCCCTGGTGTGAAATTTAGTTCTGGCCGCCTGGGACATCTTTGGCCTTACATCAATGGTGTAGCAATGGCAAATCCAGGCAAAGCAGTTTTTTGTCTCGGTTCTGATGGCTCACAGCAAGAAGGTAACGATGCTGAAGCTGCTCGCTTGGCTGTTGCTCAACATCTCAACGTCAAGCTGATAATTGATGATAATGATGTAACGATCGCTGGACATCCTTCTAAATATTTACCTGGTTTCAGTGTCGCCAAAACCTTAGAAGGTCATGGCTTGAAAGTACTTCAGGGAGATGGCGAAGACTTAGACGATTTATACCATCGCCTGTGTGAAGCTGTAAATACTCCCGGAGCGATCGCTCTCATTAATAAACGCCCGATGTGTCCTGGTATTGAAGGTTTAGAAGGCTCTACTCATGGTCATGATGTAATTTCTGTAGATTTAGCAATTAAATATCTAGAATCTCGTGGACAAACTGCGGCGATCGAATACTTGAAGAGTATTGAAAAACCCAAGCAAACATACACATTTCTAGGTTCCAGTGATAAATGGGGCGCTAACCGAAATGTTTTTGGTGAAGCAGTGGTAGCTGTTCTCAGTCGCATGAGTGAGGCGGAGCGCAAAGAAAAAGTCAAGGTCATCGATAGCGATCTAGAAGGCTCCTGCGGGTTGAAGAAAATTCATGATGCATACCCGGAAATATTTATTTCCTCCGGCATTATGGAACGGGGCAATTTCTCTGCTGCTGCTGGATTTGGTATGGAGAAGGGCAAGCAAGGTATTTTTGGGACTTTCAGCGCCTTCTTAGAAATGTGTATCTCAGAAATCACGATGGCACGGCTGAACTATTCCAATGTCCTTTCCCACTTTTCCCATGCAGGTATAGATGACATGGCAGATAATACCTGTCATTTCGGTTTGAATAATATGTTTGCCGACAATGGCTTAGATGATGGCTATGCAACACAATTGTACTTCCCGGCAGATGTTAACCAAATGACAGCTTGTGTAGAAGCTGTGTTTCATGAGGCTGGACTGCGGTTTATTTTCTCCACTCGTTCCAAAGTGCCCAATATTCAGGACAGCAACGGCAATGATTTATTTGGAAGTGGCTACAAATTTGTTCCCGGTAAAGATGAAGTTATACGAGAGGGAACGCAAGGCTATATCATCAGTTTTGGTGATGCTCTCTACCGTGCCGTTGATGCTGTAGAGCGTCTTAAGCAAGAAGGGCTAGACGTTGGTTTAATTAACAAACCGACTTTAAACATCATTGATGAAGAAATGATTACCAAAATTGGTAAGGCTCCTTTTGTTCTTGTAGTAGAAGCCTTCAATCGGCGGACAGGGTTAGGCAGCCGTTTCGGTTCTTGGTTGCTAGAGCGCGGGTTGACTCCCAAATATGCCCATCTTGGAACTCATAAAGAAGGTTGCGGTGGCTTGTGGGAACAGTACCCATATCAAGGCATCGATCCAGTGAGCATTATCAACAAGGTGAAGGAGTTAGTTGGGTAG
- the rpsS gene encoding 30S ribosomal protein S19 yields the protein MGRSLKKGPFVADHLLKKIEKLNDSNRKEVIKTWSRASTILPLMVGHTIAVHNGRQHVPVFVNEQMVGHKLGEFSPTRTYRGHGKSDKKAGR from the coding sequence ATGGGTCGTTCTCTAAAAAAAGGTCCCTTCGTTGCGGATCATCTTCTCAAGAAAATTGAAAAGCTCAACGACAGCAACAGAAAAGAAGTTATTAAAACTTGGTCACGAGCTTCGACAATTTTGCCCCTAATGGTAGGTCATACCATAGCTGTTCACAACGGACGGCAACACGTTCCAGTATTTGTGAATGAACAGATGGTGGGACACAAGTTGGGTGAATTTTCCCCGACACGCACCTACAGGGGTCATGGAAAAAGCGACAAAAAAGCGGGTAGGTAG
- a CDS encoding DUF2127 domain-containing protein yields the protein MKKRPFGLVAIVLYKTFTALLLMVTAIALLLTLKNYQNLEDFSDDYVLEGKSIIIDWVLQKVINLNPRTLAFSGIGAGIYAIVTGIEAVGLWYEKRWAHILVLVLVGISIPPEIYELVRGISLLKTFIFLLNLAVFVYLFRNFPKHKN from the coding sequence TTGAAAAAGCGTCCATTTGGGTTAGTAGCAATTGTTCTCTATAAAACATTTACCGCGTTGCTGCTTATGGTTACTGCGATCGCTTTATTATTGACGTTAAAAAATTATCAAAATCTAGAGGATTTCTCAGACGATTATGTTTTAGAAGGTAAATCAATAATTATTGATTGGGTTTTACAAAAAGTTATTAACTTAAATCCTCGAACTCTGGCATTTAGCGGTATTGGTGCAGGAATATACGCTATTGTAACTGGGATTGAAGCTGTTGGTTTGTGGTATGAAAAACGTTGGGCGCATATCTTAGTATTGGTACTTGTCGGCATCAGTATTCCCCCAGAGATTTATGAGTTGGTTCGGGGAATATCTCTTCTAAAAACATTTATTTTTTTGTTGAATTTAGCAGTATTTGTGTATCTATTCCGCAATTTTCCTAAACATAAAAACTAA
- a CDS encoding NAD(P)H-quinone oxidoreductase subunit N: MALITTGNGLIRDLEKFGALGVYTPLEGGYEGRYQRRLRAAGYTTLHITAKGLGDVAAYLTRIHGVRPPHLGKKSTGSGAAVGQVYYLPPILNSHLEQLPPKSKGLVLWIIEGHILSNEELEYLTNLPQLEPRVRVVIERGGDRSFRWTSLEKTLLAS; the protein is encoded by the coding sequence ATGGCACTAATTACCACTGGCAACGGTTTAATCCGCGATCTGGAAAAATTTGGCGCTCTTGGAGTGTATACACCTCTGGAAGGGGGTTATGAAGGTCGATATCAGCGCCGACTACGCGCAGCTGGCTATACTACCCTCCACATTACTGCTAAGGGACTGGGCGACGTAGCTGCGTATCTCACAAGAATTCATGGAGTTAGACCTCCTCATCTTGGGAAAAAAAGTACTGGTAGTGGTGCGGCGGTAGGTCAGGTGTACTATTTACCACCTATTCTCAATTCTCATCTAGAACAGCTACCACCAAAGTCAAAGGGGCTGGTTTTGTGGATTATTGAAGGGCATATTCTTTCCAATGAGGAACTTGAGTATTTAACGAATTTGCCTCAGTTAGAACCACGAGTCAGAGTAGTAATCGAGAGAGGAGGCGATCGCTCTTTCCGTTGGACTTCTCTAGAAAAAACTTTGTTAGCTAGTTAG
- a CDS encoding DeoR/GlpR family DNA-binding transcription regulator yields the protein MLTAERRQFILEILRRDKKVLSTELSAVLKVSEDTIRRDLRELAETGLLQRVHGGALLKSPATASYADRQKQAPKEKEAIARTAAKLVCKGQVVILDGGTTTLQVTRHLPLDLQATVITNSPPIALALAEHPHIEVVMLGGQLYKKALVNVGTVTIETLRMIRADLCMLGVCSLHPEIGISVPNLDEAHVKRAMIAGSAEVVGLVTAEKLDTAAPYLVESIHALTYLVTAPTVSNSMLSAYKALGLTIIRDE from the coding sequence ATGCTAACTGCTGAACGACGACAATTCATCTTAGAAATTCTGCGTCGTGATAAAAAGGTACTTTCGACAGAACTTAGTGCTGTTCTGAAGGTTTCTGAGGATACGATTCGGCGGGACTTGCGAGAACTAGCAGAAACTGGACTATTGCAACGTGTTCATGGGGGAGCGCTGCTTAAATCTCCAGCCACCGCAAGTTATGCCGATCGCCAAAAGCAAGCACCCAAAGAAAAGGAAGCGATCGCTCGGACAGCAGCAAAATTAGTTTGTAAAGGACAGGTGGTAATTTTAGATGGAGGTACGACAACTCTTCAGGTGACACGGCATTTGCCCCTAGATTTGCAAGCGACAGTGATCACAAATAGTCCGCCCATCGCCCTTGCTTTAGCAGAACATCCTCATATAGAGGTTGTGATGTTAGGTGGACAACTTTACAAAAAAGCCTTGGTGAATGTGGGTACTGTCACCATTGAAACATTACGGATGATTCGTGCAGATTTGTGCATGTTGGGGGTTTGCAGTTTGCATCCAGAGATTGGGATTAGTGTACCTAATCTAGACGAAGCCCACGTTAAACGAGCCATGATTGCTGGATCGGCTGAGGTAGTAGGATTAGTGACAGCAGAAAAATTGGACACGGCTGCTCCTTATCTAGTGGAGTCCATTCATGCCCTGACTTACCTTGTAACAGCACCTACAGTCTCTAATAGTATGCTGAGTGCCTACAAAGCTTTAGGTTTAACCATTATCCGCGATGAGTAA
- a CDS encoding 50S ribosomal protein L23: protein MPSFDPRDLADLVRRPIVTEKATILMEQNKYTFEVIPKASKPEIKAAIEDLFQVKVVKVNTTLPPRKKRRVGKFIGYKPQYKRAIVTVAPGDEDKIRQVLFPEV, encoded by the coding sequence GTGCCTAGCTTTGACCCCCGCGATCTTGCCGACTTAGTACGTCGCCCAATAGTCACCGAAAAAGCGACTATCTTGATGGAACAAAATAAGTACACCTTTGAAGTAATTCCAAAGGCATCTAAGCCAGAAATCAAGGCTGCGATCGAAGACTTATTTCAGGTCAAGGTTGTAAAAGTCAACACCACCTTACCACCACGTAAAAAGCGGCGCGTTGGTAAATTTATCGGTTATAAGCCCCAATATAAGCGAGCTATTGTTACAGTCGCACCTGGGGATGAAGACAAGATTAGACAAGTTCTATTCCCAGAAGTCTAG
- a CDS encoding lysophospholipid acyltransferase family protein: protein MPKTIHSTQPPLKFIPQRFNRLILQIVRWLLPIALRFRTRPWLPAGIVDIEAKNVEVLAELYQQFQSGKIRFLLAFRHPEVEDPLCMLYLLSHIVPKVARQKGITLQSLVHSYFLYDRGMTVWAGNWLGWLFSQVGGVPVRRGRRLDRQAIQTARELFANGKLPIAVAPEGGTNGHSGIVSPLEPGVAQMAFWCAEDLQKANRSETVVIVPIAIQYRYVEPPWSKLDWLLSKLEADSGLVVQEINQGDSEEIYYQRLCRLAEYLISEMEEFYRRFYHQNIPKTISTDESATPNQVLIARLHRLLDNSLQVAEQYFGLQAQGNFIDRCRRLEDAGWNYIYREDFVDINALSPFKRGLADWIAEEADLRMRHMRIVESFVAVSATYIQEEPTAERFAETALLIFDMLSRIQDTTLPGRPRLGLRQAQITVGEPISVTERWSNSQSDRNTSRQAVSDLTKDLQIALEKMIR from the coding sequence TTGCCTAAAACGATTCACTCTACTCAACCACCACTGAAATTTATTCCCCAACGGTTTAATCGGCTGATACTCCAGATTGTTCGGTGGTTATTGCCGATCGCACTACGGTTTCGCACTCGCCCTTGGCTACCGGCTGGAATTGTCGATATTGAAGCTAAAAATGTTGAGGTATTAGCTGAACTTTATCAGCAATTCCAATCTGGAAAAATTCGTTTTTTGTTGGCATTTCGTCACCCAGAGGTGGAAGATCCTCTCTGTATGTTGTATTTGCTTTCTCACATTGTGCCAAAGGTTGCTCGTCAGAAAGGTATTACACTACAATCTCTTGTTCACAGCTACTTTCTTTACGATCGAGGGATGACTGTTTGGGCTGGAAATTGGCTAGGTTGGTTGTTTTCACAAGTGGGGGGTGTGCCGGTTCGTCGCGGTAGGCGACTAGATCGGCAAGCTATCCAAACAGCACGGGAGTTGTTTGCTAATGGCAAACTACCGATCGCAGTCGCACCCGAAGGAGGTACTAATGGCCATAGTGGAATTGTTAGCCCGCTGGAACCAGGCGTTGCTCAAATGGCCTTTTGGTGTGCAGAAGACTTACAAAAAGCTAATCGGAGTGAGACTGTTGTAATTGTGCCGATCGCTATCCAGTATCGCTACGTTGAGCCACCTTGGTCTAAACTGGATTGGCTATTGAGTAAGTTGGAAGCTGATAGTGGCTTGGTAGTTCAGGAAATTAATCAAGGTGATAGCGAAGAGATTTACTATCAACGCCTCTGTAGGTTAGCTGAATATCTCATTAGCGAGATGGAAGAATTTTATCGTCGCTTCTATCATCAAAACATTCCAAAAACCATCTCAACTGATGAATCTGCTACTCCTAATCAGGTATTAATTGCTCGACTTCATCGCTTACTTGATAACTCTTTACAAGTTGCCGAGCAATATTTTGGACTCCAAGCACAGGGTAATTTTATCGATCGCTGTCGCCGTTTAGAAGATGCTGGCTGGAACTATATTTATCGAGAAGATTTCGTTGATATAAATGCTTTATCACCTTTTAAACGCGGTTTGGCAGACTGGATTGCTGAAGAAGCAGACTTGCGGATGCGGCATATGCGGATAGTCGAAAGTTTTGTGGCAGTTAGTGCGACTTATATTCAAGAAGAACCGACGGCGGAACGGTTTGCAGAAACAGCTTTGCTCATCTTTGATATGCTTTCTAGAATTCAGGATACAACACTTCCAGGGCGACCCCGGTTAGGTTTGCGACAGGCACAAATCACTGTTGGAGAGCCAATTTCAGTTACAGAACGTTGGTCAAATTCTCAGAGCGATCGCAATACATCTAGACAAGCCGTGAGCGATTTGACAAAAGATTTGCAAATCGCTTTAGAGAAGATGATTAGATAA
- a CDS encoding rhodanese-related sulfurtransferase translates to MKPENTQIVAALYKFVKLPDFAEKRDPLLSYCQAQGVRGTILLAQEGINGTIAGSRQAIDSVLWFLRSDPRLADLEYKESHAETPPFERMKVRLKPEIVTLGLPEIDPTQQVGTYINPQEWNDLISDPEVTVIDTRNDYEVNIGTFQGAENPQTGSFREFPDYVLRHLDPTKHKKVALFCTGGIRCEKASSFMLAQGFAEVYHLKGGILKYLQEVPAQESLWQGECFVFDERVAVSHGLEEGSCERCFCCGRPISEEDKLSDKYEQGISCPYCFDNLTEEKRARQQEKWRHYQTQVTNSQNRDIS, encoded by the coding sequence ATGAAGCCAGAAAATACCCAGATTGTCGCAGCACTGTATAAATTTGTTAAGCTGCCAGATTTTGCCGAAAAACGAGATCCTCTGCTGTCTTACTGCCAAGCGCAAGGTGTTAGGGGGACAATTTTGCTGGCACAAGAAGGTATTAACGGTACAATTGCGGGTTCGCGTCAAGCGATTGACTCAGTTCTCTGGTTTCTGCGTTCCGATCCTCGTTTAGCAGACCTAGAATATAAAGAGTCCCATGCCGAAACCCCTCCCTTTGAGCGGATGAAGGTGCGGTTAAAACCAGAAATTGTTACTTTAGGATTGCCTGAAATTGATCCAACTCAGCAAGTTGGCACTTATATTAATCCCCAGGAATGGAACGATTTAATTTCCGATCCAGAAGTAACCGTGATTGATACCCGCAATGATTATGAGGTGAATATCGGTACTTTTCAAGGGGCAGAAAATCCTCAAACTGGTTCATTCCGGGAATTTCCTGATTATGTGCTACGCCACCTCGACCCAACTAAACACAAAAAGGTTGCTCTGTTTTGTACAGGCGGTATTCGCTGTGAAAAAGCCTCATCTTTCATGCTTGCCCAAGGCTTTGCAGAAGTTTATCATCTCAAAGGCGGCATTCTCAAATATTTGCAAGAAGTTCCAGCCCAAGAAAGTTTATGGCAAGGAGAATGTTTTGTCTTTGATGAGCGGGTAGCTGTCAGTCATGGTTTAGAGGAAGGAAGTTGTGAGCGGTGCTTCTGCTGTGGTCGCCCAATTTCTGAAGAAGATAAGCTGTCTGACAAGTATGAGCAGGGTATCTCCTGTCCCTATTGTTTTGATAACCTGACCGAGGAGAAAAGAGCGCGTCAACAGGAAAAATGGCGGCATTACCAAACTCAAGTTACTAATTCTCAAAATCGGGATATAAGCTAA
- a CDS encoding DUF3172 domain-containing protein, with product MRRKTTGRSATTSKPSIFQSPMFNLFTIAIMGGVLILGIGIGIAFSSTTTLAPSNVASREFIDTKAPNPEICVQYGASAMVMDARLFVTLNPFNVYVAQPSMRPGCVIRQNNWALLEQRKLVTSDQVNECKNRLNTFGFTGNLDSDKPDIRCIYQNEAAQNFFTAQPGAVGTPQETDRF from the coding sequence ATGAGACGTAAAACCACTGGTAGATCGGCTACTACTTCTAAACCCTCTATTTTCCAATCCCCTATGTTTAACCTCTTCACTATTGCAATTATGGGAGGGGTGTTGATTTTGGGGATTGGGATTGGCATTGCTTTTAGTTCTACAACCACGTTAGCCCCCTCAAATGTGGCTTCTCGTGAATTCATTGACACTAAAGCACCAAACCCTGAAATTTGTGTGCAGTATGGAGCTAGCGCGATGGTAATGGACGCTAGACTATTTGTTACTCTCAACCCCTTTAATGTTTATGTTGCGCAACCGAGTATGCGTCCTGGATGCGTGATCCGACAAAATAACTGGGCGCTTTTAGAGCAACGCAAGTTGGTGACATCAGATCAGGTAAATGAGTGCAAAAATCGCCTGAACACCTTTGGTTTTACAGGTAACTTAGACAGTGACAAACCTGATATTAGGTGTATATATCAAAATGAAGCTGCTCAAAACTTCTTTACAGCTCAACCGGGAGCAGTTGGAACACCTCAAGAAACTGATAGATTTTAG
- the rplD gene encoding 50S ribosomal protein L4 codes for MVESVVKNWQGEQVGETTFELRVAKEETASHIVHRALVRQLTNARQGNASTKTRAEVRGGGRKPWRQKGTGRARAGSIRSPLWRGGGVIFGPKPRDFNLKLNRKERRLALRTAFVSRIDDLIVVEEFSTELSRPKTKDLVAALARWGVAPESKALLILSEIADTDNVYLSARNIENLKLIAADQLNVFDLLHADKIVVTASALEKIQEVYSA; via the coding sequence ATGGTTGAAAGCGTAGTTAAAAATTGGCAAGGAGAACAGGTCGGCGAGACGACCTTCGAGTTGCGCGTTGCCAAGGAAGAAACAGCGTCTCACATTGTACACCGCGCCTTGGTACGGCAATTGACTAATGCTCGTCAAGGAAATGCCAGTACAAAAACTCGTGCGGAAGTTAGAGGCGGCGGTCGCAAACCTTGGCGACAAAAAGGTACTGGTCGCGCTCGTGCTGGGTCTATTCGTTCACCTCTGTGGCGTGGTGGTGGTGTGATCTTTGGGCCAAAACCCAGAGACTTTAACCTCAAGTTGAACCGCAAAGAGCGACGTTTAGCACTGCGGACAGCATTTGTGAGTCGTATTGATGACTTGATCGTAGTAGAAGAATTTAGCACCGAACTATCTCGCCCGAAGACTAAAGACTTAGTAGCAGCACTTGCCCGTTGGGGAGTAGCACCAGAAAGCAAGGCACTCTTAATTTTGTCTGAAATTGCGGATACAGATAATGTTTATTTGTCAGCCCGCAACATTGAAAATTTAAAACTAATTGCAGCCGACCAGCTAAATGTTTTTGATTTACTGCACGCTGACAAAATTGTAGTTACGGCATCAGCCCTAGAAAAAATTCAGGAGGTCTACAGTGCCTAG
- a CDS encoding Uma2 family endonuclease yields MAQTLHELITFDQFITWYPENPQQKYELHDGIIITMTPPAGLHEEITGFLVRKLSVESDRLNLPYIFPKTAFIKPLENESAFSPDILILNQPNLVNEPLWKKSSTVTQAVSIPLVVEVVSTNWRDDYFIKLARYEEMGIPEYWILDYAALGGRRFIGNPKLPTISLYWLVDGEYQLNLFRGSDSIISPTFPEFNLTAQQIFNAGNI; encoded by the coding sequence ATGGCTCAAACTTTACATGAACTAATTACGTTCGATCAATTTATTACCTGGTATCCTGAAAATCCACAGCAGAAATACGAATTGCATGATGGAATAATAATTACAATGACCCCTCCTGCTGGGCTACATGAAGAAATTACAGGATTTTTGGTTAGAAAATTGAGTGTTGAATCAGACCGATTAAATCTACCTTATATCTTCCCAAAAACAGCATTTATTAAGCCACTTGAAAATGAATCAGCCTTTTCACCAGATATACTGATATTAAATCAACCTAATTTGGTAAATGAGCCTCTCTGGAAAAAATCATCTACTGTAACTCAAGCCGTTTCAATTCCATTAGTTGTTGAGGTCGTTAGTACTAATTGGAGGGATGATTATTTCATCAAACTAGCCAGATACGAAGAAATGGGTATCCCTGAATATTGGATTTTAGACTACGCTGCACTGGGAGGAAGGCGATTTATTGGCAATCCCAAACTGCCCACAATTTCGCTTTACTGGCTTGTTGATGGTGAGTACCAGTTAAACCTTTTTCGTGGGAGCGATAGCATTATTTCACCCACTTTCCCAGAATTTAATTTAACGGCACAGCAGATTTTTAATGCTGGTAATATTTAA
- the rplB gene encoding 50S ribosomal protein L2 has product MGTRSYRPYTPSTRQVTVSDFAEITKTEPEKSLTTSKHRAKGRNNTGRITSRRRGGGHKQLYRIIDFKRDKHNIPAKVAAIEYDPNRNARIALLYYQDGEKRYILHPNGLKVGTIIVSGPESPFEDGNALPLSRIPLGTSVHNVEMTPGKGGQIVRAAGASAQVVAKEGDYVTLKLPSGEVRLIRRDCYATIGQVGNTDARNLSAGKAGRNRWKGRRPKVRGSVMNPVDHPHGGGEGRAPIGRSGPVTPWGKPTLGAKTRNRKKLSSKFIVRRRRKSSKRGRGGRES; this is encoded by the coding sequence ATGGGTACTCGTTCTTACCGCCCTTATACCCCCAGCACTCGCCAAGTTACAGTTTCTGACTTTGCGGAAATCACAAAAACCGAGCCAGAGAAATCCCTAACTACCTCGAAGCATCGCGCCAAAGGTCGGAATAATACCGGGCGGATTACCAGTCGTCGTCGGGGTGGCGGACACAAACAACTTTACCGGATCATCGATTTTAAAAGGGATAAACATAATATTCCTGCCAAAGTCGCAGCAATTGAATACGATCCTAACCGCAATGCCCGAATTGCCCTTTTGTATTACCAAGATGGCGAAAAACGGTATATCCTTCATCCCAACGGGTTGAAAGTTGGAACAATAATTGTTTCTGGCCCTGAATCTCCCTTTGAAGATGGTAATGCTTTGCCTCTATCAAGGATTCCCTTGGGTACTAGTGTTCACAACGTAGAAATGACTCCTGGCAAAGGTGGTCAAATCGTGCGTGCTGCTGGTGCTAGCGCTCAAGTTGTGGCAAAAGAAGGTGATTATGTAACTCTCAAGTTGCCTTCAGGAGAAGTCCGCTTAATTCGGCGCGATTGCTACGCCACCATTGGACAAGTAGGCAACACCGATGCGAGAAACCTGAGTGCAGGTAAAGCAGGAAGAAATCGCTGGAAAGGTCGTCGTCCGAAGGTTAGGGGTAGCGTCATGAACCCAGTGGATCACCCACATGGTGGTGGTGAAGGTAGAGCACCTATCGGTAGATCGGGGCCTGTTACGCCTTGGGGTAAACCCACATTGGGCGCGAAGACACGCAATCGCAAGAAACTTAGCAGTAAGTTCATTGTGCGTCGTCGCCGTAAGTCTTCTAAACGCGGTCGTGGTGGTCGTGAGTCTTAA
- the rplC gene encoding 50S ribosomal protein L3: MSVGILGTKLGMTQIFDEAGVAIPVTVIQAGPCTVTQVKTKQTDGYFAIQVGFGEVKPKALNRPLLGHLAKSSAPALRHLNEYHTDNSSDYALGQQIKADIFSAGQIVDVVGTSIGRGFAGNQKRNNFARGPMSHGSKNHRAPGSIGAGTTPGRVYPGKRMAGRLGGKRITIRKLTIVRVDAERNLLLIKGAIPGKPGALVSVVPAKVVG, encoded by the coding sequence GTGTCTGTAGGTATTCTCGGCACCAAGCTGGGCATGACCCAAATATTTGACGAAGCAGGAGTAGCCATTCCTGTGACTGTCATTCAAGCAGGGCCATGCACCGTAACACAAGTTAAAACGAAACAAACCGACGGTTACTTTGCCATTCAAGTTGGTTTTGGCGAAGTTAAACCAAAGGCACTCAACAGACCACTACTGGGTCATTTGGCTAAATCATCTGCCCCAGCATTGCGTCACCTAAATGAATATCACACTGATAATTCTAGTGATTATGCTTTAGGTCAACAGATTAAAGCAGATATTTTTAGTGCGGGTCAAATTGTCGATGTAGTCGGCACAAGCATCGGTCGCGGTTTTGCGGGAAACCAGAAGCGCAACAACTTTGCTCGTGGGCCTATGTCACACGGTTCCAAAAACCACAGAGCGCCAGGTTCTATTGGTGCTGGTACAACGCCCGGTCGTGTCTATCCAGGTAAGCGGATGGCAGGACGTTTAGGTGGTAAACGCATCACAATCCGTAAGCTGACCATAGTGCGAGTTGATGCAGAACGCAATTTATTACTAATTAAGGGAGCCATTCCTGGTAAACCAGGCGCTCTAGTAAGTGTTGTACCTGCAAAAGTAGTGGGATAG